A genomic stretch from Peromyscus eremicus chromosome 6, PerEre_H2_v1, whole genome shotgun sequence includes:
- the Tent5c gene encoding terminal nucleotidyltransferase 5C — translation MAEEGSSTRDCESLSVLNWDQVSRLHEVLTEVVPVHGRGNFPTLEITLKDIVQTVRSRLEEAGIKVQDVRLNGSAAGHVLVKDNGLGCKDLDLIFHVALPTETEFQLVRDVVLCSLLNFLPEGVNKLKISPVTLKEAYVQKLVKVCTDADRWSLISLSNKNGRNVELKFVDSIRRQFEFSVDSFQIILDSLLFFYDCSSNPISEHFHPTVIGESVYGDFEEAFDHLQNRLIATKNPEEIRGGGLLKYSNLLVRDFRPADQEEIKTLERYMCSRFFIDFPDILEQQRKLETYLQNHFAEEERSKYDYLMILRRVVNESTVCLMGHERRQTLNLISLLALRVLAEQNIIPSATNVTCYYQPAPYVSDGNFNNYYIAHPPVTYSQPYPTWLPCN, via the coding sequence ATGGCAGAGGAGGGCAGCAGTACCAGGGACTGTGAGTCCCTCAGCGTGCTCAACTGGGACCAGGTTAGCCGGCTGCATGAGGTTCTGACCGAGGTCGTACCCGTCCACGGACGAGGCAACTTTCCAACCTTGGAGATAACCCTTAAGGACATCGTCCAGACTGTCCGCAGCCGGCTGGAGGAGGCAGGCATCAAAGTTCAGGACGTCCGATTGAACGGCTCTGCAGCTGGCCATGTTTTGGTCAAAGACAATGGCTTGGGTTGCAAAGATCTGGATCTCATCTTTCACGTGGCTCTTCCCACGGAGACAGAATTTCAGCTGGTGAGAGATGTAGTTCTGTGTTCCCTTCTGAACTTTCTGCCAGAGGGTGTGAATAAGCTCAAAATCAGCCCTGTCACCCTGAAGGAGGCATATGTGCAGAAGCTGGTGAAGGTTTGCACAGATGCAGACCGCTGGAGCCTGATTTCCCTCTCCAACAAGAACGGGAGGAACGTGGAGCTCAAGTTTGTTGACTCCATCCGGCGTCAGTTTGAGTTCAGTGTGGACTCCTTCCAGATCATTCTAGACTCTTTGCTGTTTTTCTATGACTGCTCCAGTAATCCCATCTCTGAGCACTTCCACCCCACAGTGATCGGGGAGAGTGTGTACGGGGATTTCGAGGAAGCCTTTGACCATCTTCAGAACAGGCTGATCGCCACCAAGAACCCTGAAGAAATCCGAGGCGGGGGTCTTCTTAAGTACAGCAACCTTCTCGTGCGGGACTTCAGGCCCGCGGACCAGGAGGAAATCAAGACTCTAGAGCGTTACATGTGCTCCAGGTTTTTCATCGACTTCCCAGACATCCTGGAACAGCAGAGGAAGCTGGAGACCTACCTTCAAAACCACTTCGCTGAAGAAGAGAGAAGCAAGTATGACTACCTCATGATTCTTCGCAGGGTAGTGAACGAAAGCACCGTGTGCCTTATGGGGCACGAACGCAGGCAGACCCTGAACCTCATCTCTCTCCTGGCCTTGCGAGTGCTGGCAGAGCAAAACATCATCCCCAGTGCCACCAATGTCACCTGCTACTACCAGCCAGCTCCTTATGTCAGCGATGGCAACTTCAACAACTATTACATCGCCCATCCTCCAGTTACCTACAGCCAGCCTTATCCTACATGGCTGCCCTGTAACTAA